A single Anopheles funestus chromosome 2RL, idAnoFuneDA-416_04, whole genome shotgun sequence DNA region contains:
- the LOC125765371 gene encoding transmembrane protease serine 3-like isoform X2, whose amino-acid sequence MAYFNAILLICSTIYVRGQKIDGSNQFPATPLKSLLDNYVSIQQSLYAKHIRAHNVTSSKPTLSIFNDFVQQIQNSNHTSNLYKPVASEKPLQDEQHSSEPGPVQHGLGNFLLVLSTLSNRPLSDQSTNSSSGGIVSGGIAAVQETFSHVGSSIQSGINSVFGSNQANEASVSTGWNPVRPISSAFVSTASSQPSFCPTNCTMVCGLPQQTTSQRIVGGVDVTPRNKYPWLALLQYYGENVGTGTLINDRVVLTSGTIVSNMIIFKHIKVLFGVFDPKNTTENPSVKIFYVTRTKLHPQYSASNQFNYNIGLLQLSTPVTITDSFMPICLPTTVDTFSDAEAILAGWGARELGGESWKSLRSVVIPLYSFEECSLAYSNSTENNICGGIFGPAAKEQHKTSCDGDEGSGLMYPWKNDPSLITLIGITLQIPGVGCGRTNQPAIFTKVQAFIPWVRSQSSGCYCKS is encoded by the exons ATGGCGTACTTCAACGCTATCCTGCTTATCTGTTCTACGATTTACGTTCGCGGACAAAAG ATAGACGGCTCGAATCAATTCCCCGCAACGCCATTGAAAAGCCTACTGGACAATTACGTCTCTATTCAGCAGAGTCTCTACGCAAAACACATTCGTGCACATAATGTGACAAGCAGCAAGCCCACTTTATCCATATTCAACGATTTTGTACAACAGATACAGAATTCGAATCACACTTCTAATCTTTACAAACCTGTTGCATCTGAAAAACCTCTACAAGATGAGCAGCACTCGTCGGAACCCGGACCCGTCCAGCATGGACTCGGCAACTTTCTGCTGGTTCTATCCACGCTCTCCAACCGTCCACTCAGCGACCAATCGACTAATAGCAGCTCTGGTGGTATCGTTAGTGGTGGCATTGCTGCTGTGCAGGAGACTTTTTCGCATGTCGGAAGTTCTATCCAGAGTGGTATCAATTCCGTGTTCGGATCTAACCAAGCGAATGAGGCTTCGGTATCTACCGGTTGGAATCCTGTTCGTCCAATTTCAAGTGCTTTTGTGTCAACAGCATCATCACAACCGTCGTTCTGTCCAACAAACTGCACCATGG TTTGTGGTTTGCCACAGCAGACTACATCCCAGCGCATTGTTGGTGGGGTAGATGTTACACCGCGCAATAAGTACCCTTGGCTAGCTTTGCTGCAATACTACGGTGAAAACGTTGGAACTGGCACGCTGATCAATGATCGTGTCGTACTTACCTCGGGTACGATCGTATCGAATATGATTATATTCAAGCACATTAAAGTTCTGTTTGGAGTTTTTGATCCGAAAAACACCACCGAAAATCCATCTGTAAAAATATTCTACGTCACCAGAACTAAGCTACATCCACAGTACTCTGCCAGCAATCAGTTTAACTACAATATTGGACTGCTACAGTTGTCGACTCCTGTAACAATCACCGATAGCTTCATGCCCATCTGTTTACCCACCACAGTGGACACATTTTCGGATGCTGAAGCAATATTGGCTGGCTGGGGAGCCCGAGAACTTGGCGGCGAATCGTGGAAAAGCTTACGATCCGTAGTGATTCCTTTATACTCATTTGAAGAATGCAGCCTTGCTTATTCTAATTCGacagaaaacaatatttgtgGCGGTATATTTGGCCCCGCAGCGAAGGAACAACATAAAACTTCTTGTGAT GGAGATGAAGGATCGGGTCTCATGTATCCCTGGAAAAATGATCCATCGCTCATAACGCTGATCGGTATAACACTTCAAATTCCGGGCGTTGGCTGTGGAAGAACGAATCAACCAGCAATTTTCACCAAGGTACAAGCATTTATTCCTTGGGTTCGCAGTCAATCGTCAGGATGTTACTGCAAATCTTAG
- the LOC125765375 gene encoding trypsin-1-like, with product MKLLKVVLWMELCVLCLVFGREDEEHNRINYDIYVTPIMISPISDNRFRAKNPLLAWLSTMLNYRPPIFGAEMPVTSTLKPPPRDCPECSCGRGKTSSRIVGGDAADVKEYPWIVMLLYRGAFYCGGSLINDRYIVTAAHCVLSFTPNQLLAKLYDVEHGEMITRSIVKLYGHERFSLDTFNNDIALVKLQQPVNAGENFVPVCLPASGRTFAGQNGTVIGWGKLANGNLSKGLQKAVVPIITNMQCRKSSYRASRITDNMLCAGYAEGGRDACQGDSGGPLNVGDSNFRELVGIVSWGEGCARPNYPGVYTRVTRYLNWIRSNTRDACSCERSVA from the exons ATGAAGTTGCTGAAGGTTGTGCTGTGGATGGAGTTGTGTGtgctgtgtttggtgtttggc CGGGAAGATGAGGAACACAACCGGATCAATTATGACATCTATGTGACGCCGATTATGATAAGCCCGATTAGTGATAACCGGTTTCGTGCAAAAAACCCGCTGCTAGCTTGGCTATCCACCATGCTTAACTATCGACCGCCGATCTTCGGTGCGGAAATGCCGGTCACATCCACACTGAAGCCTCCACCACGTGACTGTCCGGAGTGCT CATGCGGTCGAGGTAAGACGAGCTCGAGGATCGTGGGAGGAGATGCAGCCGATGTTAAAGAATATCCCTGGATCGTAATGCTCCTGTACCGGGGTGCATTCTACTGCGGAGGATCCTTGATCAACGATCGCTACATTGTGACAGCGGCACACTGTGTGCTTAGCTTCACGCCCAACCAGCTGCTGGCGAAGCTGTACGATGTCGAGCACGGCGAGATGATCACTCGCAGCATCGTCAAGCTTTACGGCCACGAACGGTTTAGTCTGGACACGTTTAACAATGATATCGCGTTGGTTAAACTGCAGCAACCGGTTAATGCTGGTGAGAATTTCGTACCAGTCTGTCTTCCTGCGTCTGGAAGAACCTTTGCCGGCCAAAACGGCACTGTGATTGGTTGGGGAAAGCTCGCTAACGGTAACTTATCGAAAGGTTTGCAGAAGGCGGTTGTGCCCATCATTACCAACATGCAGTGCCGAAAGTCCAGCTATCGTGCTTCGCGTATTACAGACAACATGCTCTGTGCAGGATACGCTGAAGGTGGACGTGACGCATGTCAG GGAGACAGCGGAGGACCGTTAAATGTTGGGGACAGCAATTTCCGCGAGCTTGTCGGCATAGTGTCTTGGGGTGAGGGATGCGCCCGTCCCAACTATCCCGGGGTCTACACGCGAGTGACTCGTTACTTGAACTGGATTAGGTCTAATACTAGAGATGCGTGCTCTTGCGAACGTTCCGTAGCGTGA
- the LOC125765374 gene encoding trypsin-1-like, translating into MQCFHALLCSVMQLSILFMVGLFFLSGPAAGRRIAEEKQAIDFPAQGQTEKNNPFIAWLAGLIGTTTTPPPENLTPPESCPTCKCGRTNRLTRIVGGQETQVNQYPWMAMLQYSGTFYCGGSLISDRHVLTAAHCVHGFNRNKISVVLMEHDRVSTSESMTMVSNVLRVIEHNGYNSNNYNSDIAILRLTTTMKIDEKLRPVCLPTPKKPFSGYDGIVTGWGATSENGAISTNLQEVTVPIMSNADCRKTGYGATRITDNMMCAGYNEGKKDSCQGDSGGPLHVIDQNSTDNVHQIAGIVSWGEGCAKPNYPGVYTRVNRFGTWIRSNTVDGCYCSEE; encoded by the exons ATGCAGTGCTTTCATGCACTTCTTTGTAGTGTCATGCAACTGTCAATCCTGTTTATGGTCGGCCTGTTCTTTCTCAGTGGCCCCGCTGCCGGTAGACGT attgCTGAAGAGAAACAAGCCATTGACTTTCCAGCTCAGGGACAgacggaaaaaaataatccattcATCGCATGGCTGGCAGGACTAATAGGTACTACTACCACACCGCCTCCGGAGAACCTCACACCACCGGAAAGCTGTCCGACATGTA AATGCGGTAGAACTAATCGACTTACCCGTATCGTCGGTGGACAAGAAACGCAAGTTAACCAATACCCTTGGATGGCAATGTTGCAGTACTCGGGTACATTCTACTGCGGGGGTTCACTGATCAGTGATCGTCACGTTCTGACGGCGGCTCATTGCGTACATGGGTTCAACCGGAACAAGATCAGTGTTGTCCTGATGGAACATGATCGTGTCTCAACGTCTGAATCGATGACGATGGTGTCCAATGTATTGCGTGTGATAGAACACAATGGTTACAACTCAAACAATTACAACAGTGACATTGCGATCCTTCGGCTGACCACCACTATGAAGATTGACGAAAAACTTCGACCCGTTTGCTTACCAACGCCGAAGAAACCCTTCAGTGGATACGAT GGCATCGTCACAGGATGGGGTGCAACATCGGAAAATGGAGCAATTTCCACAAACCTGCAAGAAGTCACGGTTCCGATCATGTCCAATGCGGATTGCCGGAAGACGGGTTACGGAGCCACACGCATTACCGACAATATGATGTGTGCTGGGTACAACGAAGGGAAGAAAGACTCCTGCCAAGGAGATAGCGGAGGTCCGTTGCACGTTATCGATCAAAACAGCACGGACAATGTGCACCAGATCGCGGGCATCGTGTCATGGGGTGAGGGTTGCGCCAAGCCCAACTACCCCGGTGTGTACACGAGAGTGAACCGGTTCGGGACGTGGATTCGTTCCAATACGGTAGATGGCTGTTACTGCAGTGAAGAGTAa
- the LOC125765369 gene encoding serine proteinase stubble-like: MQVFSVQIWLLSCLVLSYAHPAENHGEKAAASKGSVDGYVASFVATSLQDENVNNFPPDSKWPVPQSAVELGSFLTQTVNNDTVLPGSAQLPPANDPQISHVPFAYKPERPNVVQTLLGNVQGINQSSQTFFNIPSSTTTEASTHTNNTAMSDSIPNPVPGLITASQSTVHNATNAVQGFSNLWSANVQNGFFGSTNAPSNKPMNDPAASNSSGSSNPLQGIIDSSQASWNNATGVAQNLAGQFGSNVQNGLSNVFGINLNRPNNDEPVRPFRPMMNDETATQSTEANSTAEATTATTTSTTTKEPTTTVAVSSTASTTTTTESTTTTVNSGTFLPLVSFVNNTQSLVNSSVLLQSVTGQLTGNLQNGLGNFFFPRPSKPTKANAPDILELDDDKRATGTLKTVRPPTPPTCPTCTSTCFYRPFQNLRIVGGSNVQSARKYPWIALITYNGIAKGQGALINDRAIVTTASVVDKMSNIMNIRALLGYYNRAGPNTTVTSNQIKTTYKHPGFSNSNKFVNNIGLLILKTALSNFNPICLPPAIAAIPPVAKATIIGWGATYAGGPSANILQQAEIQLYPPLICSMASSETTSENLCGGTTQFLSTAGATCTGDVGDPLVARNGSSWELIGVAIDTPEFECGKNRAPAIFTAIIPHLEWITAYGVGCECYMG; this comes from the exons ATGCAAGTGTTTTCTGTGCAAATTTGGCTATTAAGTTGTTTGGTGTTATCTTACGCACATCCTGCAGAA AACCATGGTGAAAAAGCAGCTGCGAGCAAAGGATCGGTGGATGGTTACGTGGCTTCTTTCG TCGCCACTAGTCTGCAGGATGAAAACGTgaataattttccacccgatTCTAAATGGCCCGTTCCGCAGAGTGCCGTCGAGTTAGGTTCATTCCTTACCCAGACTGTTAACAACGATACTGTGCTTCCCGGTAGCGCTCAGCTTCCCCCTGCTAACGATCCACAAATTTCGCATGTTCCGTTTGCGTACAAACCTGAGCGCCCGAACGTAGTCCAAACGTTGCTGGGTAACGTGCAAGGAATTAACCAAAGCTCCCAAACATTCTTCAACATACCATCCAGTACTACTACCGAGGCCTCGACGCACACGAACAACACGGCCATGAGCGATTCTATCCCGAACCCAGTGCCAGGACTTATCACCGCTTCCCAGTCCACCGTGCACAACGCCACAAATGCAGTGCAGGGATTTAGCAATTTGTGGAGTGCGAATGTGCAGAATGGATTTTTCGGTTCAACAAATGCGCCAAGCAATAAGCCCATGAACGATCCGGCTGCATCAAACAGCTCGGGATCGTCCAATCCCCTTCAAGGCATCATCGATAGTTCCCAGGCATCGTGGAACAATGCTACCGGGGTCGCACAGAATCTGGCCGGCCAATTTGGTTCCAATGTTCAAAATGGACTGTCGAATGTTTTCGGTATCAATTTAAACCGTCCCAATAACGATGAACCAGTACGCCCCTTTCGTCCCATGATGAATGATGAAACAGCAACACAATCGACAGAAGCTAATTCCACAGCGGAGGCAACAACTGCAACAACCACATCCACAACGACTAAGGAACCAACTACTACCGTTGCTGTTTCTTCCACTGCAtcgactactactactaccgaAAGTACCACAACTACAGTAAACTCTGGCACATTCTTACCACTGGTGTCTTTTGTGAACAATACGCAATCATTGGTCAATAGTTCCGTTTTGTTACAAAGTGTCACCGGCCAGCTGACCGGTAACTTGCAAAACGGACTTGGAAATTTCTTCTTTCCCAGGCCTAGCAAACCAACCAAAGCAAACGCACCGGATATTCTCGAACTGGATGATGATAAACGAGCAACCGGTACATTAAAAACGGTTCGTCCCCCAACGCCCCCAACCTGTCCAACGTGCACCA GCACATGTTTCTATAGACCATTTCAAAATCTACGAATCGTTGGTGGAAGCAACGTACAATCCGCTAGGAAATATCCATGGATCGCACTGATAACATACAATGGCATAGCAAAAGGTCAGGGAGCGCTGATCAATGATCGTGCAATTGTCACAACCGCTAGTGTTGTCGATAAAATGTCCAATATCATGAATATACGCGCATTGCTAGGATATTATAATCGAGCCGGTCCGAACACCACTGTAACgtcaaatcaaataaaaaccaccTACAAGCATCCCGgcttcagcaacagcaacaaattcGTCAATAACATTGGCCTGCTTATACTGAAAACTGCTCTATCGAACTTCAACCCAATCTGCCTACCACCTGCAATAGCCGCCATTCCTCCCGTTGCAAAAGCTACCATCATTGGATGGGGTGCCACTTATGCCGGAGGACCATCAGCCAATATTTTGCAGCAAGCCGAGATACAATTGTATCCTCCCTTAATCTGCAGCATGGCCTCCTCCGAAACGACTTCGGAAAATCTCTGTGGAGGTACAACACAGTTTTTATCGACCGCTGGAGCTACATGTACG GGAGATGTCGGTGATCCTTTAGTAGCGAGGAATGGCTCGTCTTGGGAACTGATCGGTGTCGCTATTGATACTCCTGAATTTGAATGCGGCAAAAATCGTGCTCCAGCAATTTTCACTGCCATTATACCGCACTTGGAATGGATTACCGCCTATGGAGTGGGCTGTGAGTGTTATATGGGATAA
- the LOC125765371 gene encoding transmembrane protease serine 3-like isoform X1 has product MAYFNAILLICSTIYVRGQKVPFVIDFLNNKSKGSNKPVFFLCPIYLHPLFYMRQIDGSNQFPATPLKSLLDNYVSIQQSLYAKHIRAHNVTSSKPTLSIFNDFVQQIQNSNHTSNLYKPVASEKPLQDEQHSSEPGPVQHGLGNFLLVLSTLSNRPLSDQSTNSSSGGIVSGGIAAVQETFSHVGSSIQSGINSVFGSNQANEASVSTGWNPVRPISSAFVSTASSQPSFCPTNCTMVCGLPQQTTSQRIVGGVDVTPRNKYPWLALLQYYGENVGTGTLINDRVVLTSGTIVSNMIIFKHIKVLFGVFDPKNTTENPSVKIFYVTRTKLHPQYSASNQFNYNIGLLQLSTPVTITDSFMPICLPTTVDTFSDAEAILAGWGARELGGESWKSLRSVVIPLYSFEECSLAYSNSTENNICGGIFGPAAKEQHKTSCDGDEGSGLMYPWKNDPSLITLIGITLQIPGVGCGRTNQPAIFTKVQAFIPWVRSQSSGCYCKS; this is encoded by the exons ATGGCGTACTTCAACGCTATCCTGCTTATCTGTTCTACGATTTACGTTCGCGGACAAAAGGTACCTTTCgtaatagattttttaaataacaaatcaaAAGGTAGTAATAAACCAGTCTTTTTTCTGTGTCCTATATACTTACACCCATTATTCTACATGCGACAGATAGACGGCTCGAATCAATTCCCCGCAACGCCATTGAAAAGCCTACTGGACAATTACGTCTCTATTCAGCAGAGTCTCTACGCAAAACACATTCGTGCACATAATGTGACAAGCAGCAAGCCCACTTTATCCATATTCAACGATTTTGTACAACAGATACAGAATTCGAATCACACTTCTAATCTTTACAAACCTGTTGCATCTGAAAAACCTCTACAAGATGAGCAGCACTCGTCGGAACCCGGACCCGTCCAGCATGGACTCGGCAACTTTCTGCTGGTTCTATCCACGCTCTCCAACCGTCCACTCAGCGACCAATCGACTAATAGCAGCTCTGGTGGTATCGTTAGTGGTGGCATTGCTGCTGTGCAGGAGACTTTTTCGCATGTCGGAAGTTCTATCCAGAGTGGTATCAATTCCGTGTTCGGATCTAACCAAGCGAATGAGGCTTCGGTATCTACCGGTTGGAATCCTGTTCGTCCAATTTCAAGTGCTTTTGTGTCAACAGCATCATCACAACCGTCGTTCTGTCCAACAAACTGCACCATGG TTTGTGGTTTGCCACAGCAGACTACATCCCAGCGCATTGTTGGTGGGGTAGATGTTACACCGCGCAATAAGTACCCTTGGCTAGCTTTGCTGCAATACTACGGTGAAAACGTTGGAACTGGCACGCTGATCAATGATCGTGTCGTACTTACCTCGGGTACGATCGTATCGAATATGATTATATTCAAGCACATTAAAGTTCTGTTTGGAGTTTTTGATCCGAAAAACACCACCGAAAATCCATCTGTAAAAATATTCTACGTCACCAGAACTAAGCTACATCCACAGTACTCTGCCAGCAATCAGTTTAACTACAATATTGGACTGCTACAGTTGTCGACTCCTGTAACAATCACCGATAGCTTCATGCCCATCTGTTTACCCACCACAGTGGACACATTTTCGGATGCTGAAGCAATATTGGCTGGCTGGGGAGCCCGAGAACTTGGCGGCGAATCGTGGAAAAGCTTACGATCCGTAGTGATTCCTTTATACTCATTTGAAGAATGCAGCCTTGCTTATTCTAATTCGacagaaaacaatatttgtgGCGGTATATTTGGCCCCGCAGCGAAGGAACAACATAAAACTTCTTGTGAT GGAGATGAAGGATCGGGTCTCATGTATCCCTGGAAAAATGATCCATCGCTCATAACGCTGATCGGTATAACACTTCAAATTCCGGGCGTTGGCTGTGGAAGAACGAATCAACCAGCAATTTTCACCAAGGTACAAGCATTTATTCCTTGGGTTCGCAGTCAATCGTCAGGATGTTACTGCAAATCTTAG